From Myxocyprinus asiaticus isolate MX2 ecotype Aquarium Trade chromosome 10, UBuf_Myxa_2, whole genome shotgun sequence, the proteins below share one genomic window:
- the abcb6b gene encoding ATP-binding cassette sub-family B member 6 isoform X2, with product MASKYSKRRVKQNALGNETEQASFALTVEKKQLRDDHVEVHSRSAWQDFRRKVGLLVPYMWPRGSVLLQGLVILCVGLLGLERAINVFVPIYNRNIVNQLSAMESWRTLAITVCVYVLLKFLQGGGAGTSGFVSNLRSFLWTYVQQYTSRVVQVRLFAHLHALSLRWHLGRRTGDVLRSIDRGTSSVNNLLSYIVFSILPTIADIIIAIIYFVTYFSAWFGLIIFICMVLYLTLTIIITEWRTKYRRDMNAQDNNAKSKAVDSLLNFETVKYYNSESFEVRRFEDAILKYQASEWKTNASLALLNQIQNLIIGLGLLAGSLLCAYYVTVDQFQVGDYVLFGTYIIQLYTPLNWFGTYYRMIQSAFVDMESMFDLLTEEKEVKDDVTAEDLLFTEGRIDFKNVCFSYTAGNEVLSDISFTVIPGQTVALVGPSGSGKSTIIRLLFRFYDVQGGCILIDGQDISKVKQNSLRSYIGVVPQDTVLFNDNIRENIRYGRISASDQEVEEAAMAADIHEKILSLADADCREQKGYLKEKLFSDKWAVWISSLDTRITRNNLRQVFLISTRVERI from the exons ATGGCAAGTAAGTACTCGAAAAGACGTGTGAAACAGAATGCACTGGGAAATGAAACTGAGCAAGCATCATTTGCATTGACTGTTGAG AAAAAGCAACTAAGAGATGACCACGTTGAGGTGCACTCTAGGTCAGCATGGCAAGACTTCAGGAGGAAAGTGGGTTTGCTGGTGCCATACATGTGGCCCAGGGGAAGTGTCCTGCTGCAGGGTCTGGTGATACTTTGTGTTGGGCTTCTGGGTCTAGAGCGGGCCATCAATGTGTTTGTGCCCATTTACAATAGGAATATAG TAAATCAGCTGTCAGCAATGGAAAGCTGGAGAACCCTGGCCATCACAGTCTGTGTTTATGTCCTTCTGAAGTTCTTGCAGGGCGGAGGTGCAG GTACGTCGGGTTTTGTAAGTAATCTACGCAGTTTCCTGTGGACATATGTCCAACAATACACCAGCCGCGTCGTGCAGGTTCGTCTTTTTGCTCACCTGCATGCCCTCTCACTACGCTGGCACCTGGGCCGCCGCACCGGAGACGTCCTGCGCAGCATTGACCGTGGCACCTCCTCGGTCAACAACTTGTTAAG TTACATTGTGTTCAGCATTCTACCTACTATTGCTGACATCATCATTGCTATCATCTATTTTGTGACGTACTTCAGTGCCTGGTTCGgcctcatcatcttcatctgcaTGGTCCTTTACCTCA cTCTCACCATAATCATCACTGAATGGAGGACCAAGTACAGACGGGACATGAACGcacaggacaacaatgccaagtcAAAAGCAGTGGACTCACTTCTCAACTTTGAAACT gTAAAGTACTACAATTCTGAGAGTTTTGAAGTCCGACGCTTTGAGGATGCCATCCTGAAATATCAG GCATCTGAATGGAAGACCAATGCTTCTTTGGCACTGCTAAATCAAATCCAGAACCTGATAATTGGACTGGGGTTGTTGGCTGGATCCCTGCTGTGTGCATACTACGTTACAGTGGACCAGTTTCAg GTTGGTGATTATGTTCTCTTTGGAACCTACATTATTCAGCTCTACACTCCACTCAACTGGTTTGGTACATATTATAG AATGATCCAAAGTGCTTTTGTTGACATGGAGAGCATGTTTGATCTCCTCACAGAGGAAAAAGAG GTCAAGGATGATGTGACTGCAGAAGACCTGTTGTTCACAGAGGGGAGAATTGATTTCAAGAATGTGTGCTTTAGTTACACTGCTGG GAACGAGGTCCTCAGTGATATATCATTCACAGTAATCCCTGGACAGACTGTAGCACTG GTTGGTCCATCCGGATCAGGAAAAAGCACCATCATTCGCTTGCTTTTCCGTTTTTACGATGTGCAGGGTGGCTGCATTCTCATCGATGGCCAAGACATCTCAAAG GTGAAGCAGAACTCCCTCCGATCCTACATTGGTGTAGTTCCTCAGGACACTGTTCTTTTCAATGACAATATCCGTGAAAACATTCGCTATGGACGCATCTCTGCAAGTGACCAGGAAGTTGAAGAGGCTGCAATGGCTGCTGACATCCATGAAAAGATTTTGTCCCTTGCAGATG